The Macadamia integrifolia cultivar HAES 741 chromosome 4, SCU_Mint_v3, whole genome shotgun sequence genome contains the following window.
TCTAAAACCCAATGGGCATGTTGCTCAAACCTTCCTTGTGAACTCACAATCAAACATAAAATGGTAAACTGACTCTTGTTGGGAGTGGCAAAAACAACATATGGAGTCAATATCCACTCACTTAGCTAAAATATCTTTTGTTGGTAATTCATCATTGATCGCTCTCCAAAAGAAGAGCTTAAACTTGGGGTGGATATTGATTTTCCAGAAAAAACGCCATCATCGTGAGCATGGAGAAgagcaacaacacctgtttgaGCATGCATTGACATTTGTTAGTCAATTGGAGCTAAGAAACTTGGCAGCTAATTTAGTTGTGAAAAATCCCTCTTTAGAAAGGGTACACCACCACCTGTCATCTTGAGAAGATAATGGGGCTTGAGCAACACAATCAATTATAAACTCAAGGAAAAGTGAGTTCAAATGTTCCAAGTCCCATAGATTGTTTAGAGTGAAGGTGCTTACAGACTCTAGTGGTGGTTATGATGAATACTATGGTTTGATTAATTTTGCTGTTCAACTGGATTCCTTGCGTGACTTTAAACATATTGAAGGTAGTTCTATTTAATTTGATAGAGTAGGATGTGGTACTGATTAAATGATTAACCAGACTGATCCATGTATtaccaaaccctaaaaattttaaaatggcAAGCAAGAAACTCCATTCTACCTTGTCATAGGCTTTGGCCATATCCAATTTGATTGCTGCATAACcaatcttacctttttttccttttgagaaaatgaaagattccCTGAGCAATAATAATATTGTCAGTAATTTATCAGCCATGGACAAAGGTAGCTTGACAAGGAGATATAAATTGGTGCAAGGTTTTTTTCAGCCGGGTTGCCAAAATTTTTGCAATGAATTTGTATGTCGTATTGCAAAGGCTTATTGGTCTGAACTCAGTTACCGATAAGGGTGTCATTGGTATTGGGAGGCAAGCTGGCAGAAAGGAAGAAATCAGGGTGTGACATCCAGGCCTCTTGGTAATGGaacaattttttgaaagaaGGTCTAGCCATATGGGTTCTAAGAACAATCGGATTGTGGTCCAATCCAATGGATGCCCTTTTTGATAGAGCGGCACAAGGACATAGGGATAACCAAGGGAAGTTCGCATATGCTCTATCAAGACTTTCTTTGATGAGGTTTGGGGCTTCTGTTTATTTGACCAGGTGAATGAGTTTCATTTGAGTGGAACAGGCTGGAGGTTATGTTTTGATAAGACACCATCTAGGAGTGAAGatgagggggtgggggtgaaAGGTCTACCTCCAAATTTTTTATCTTGAGATGTAATTTCATTGAAATCACCAATCAGTATGTATGGGATATGTAAAGTGTTCAGAAATGACTCAATCTCATTCCAGAATTCCATTCTAGTACCTGGTTGAGGTGGTGCATAGAGGCATATTAACACCCAGGTAAAAGGTAAATCCGTTGAGGGTTCCAAGAAAACCGCCAAGAAAGATGAGCCATTGTGaatggaggaaaatttcacaCTGTTCCTCAGGATCAACCATAACCCTCCTTTTTTGCTTTGTTGAACTGGCACAAAGGATTAGTCTTGGTTGGGGGTTGTTGAGATGGAGTGGTGCAGTTGGTCTCTGTGGTGATGGTGGGCAAACAAGGGATAGTTAAGCCTGAGGAAATCTCAGTGGGGGCCTCGACCATAGTAGTAGTTGGCGGCAGAGATTCACATGAAAGAGGAAGAATCGGGTCATTCATCAATTGCAAGGAagaggcatttttttttttggtgaaagatgAATTCATTGAGATGAGGAACGTGGCATAGCCGAGGCTTCTAGATTACATGATTCTTGGAGCCAAGGAGTGGAAGTGGGTCAAACTATCAGATACGTAAACGACAGGGCCCTCCTAGCTAGAGAATCAGCAATGCTGTTAGTCTCTCTACATATATATGAAACATTACATTCCAAGGATATTAAATATTGCAACCAAAATGGATCATATAGATTAAAGGAGGGTGGTTCCGGATGCAAGATGTCAACAGGTAAACAAGTAGGCTCCTTGATATTGTCAATATGCATGGGGAAACCGTGATTTGAGGCAGAGTTTGCATGAAGTTCAGTACCTTGGTTTTAACCTATAATCTGCGTTCAACAGATTATGCACATGTACAGTAACTTCTCTTTTGAAGGCATGGAGGAGGTGCATGGAGTCCAAATTGTCTCTAGTGAGCTTTGAGGTGCAATTCAACAGTTGAGAGGGTCTGACCATAAACCCCAGCCATTGGATACTCACTGCATCTCACCGCAGACAATTTTGACACAGGTGGGTGGTGTAAGATGGGTTTGTATGAAGAAGAGTGGGGTGGGgttgaagaagagggagaaaggagTAGTTAAAGTGTTTCTTAATCAGACGGAGAGAAAGAAGGATGTTGGGGTAAATTAGGTTTTTTCCTTCATCCTTTTTAACTTGGATGCCGATTTGGTAAATCTTTACAACAGTATAACTAGTGATTGTAAAATATAATTTCTACCTGATATCGTGGCTGGCGTTGCTTCCATGCAACCTGGTTTACAGCTGTTGGATTGAGAATTTAGGATAATTTATTATGGATTGTTGATATAATTAAGGCAATAAAATATACTTATTTATTTGAATCGGTTTTTTTATTGCCTTAATTATATCAACGGTCCACAATAAATGATCCTAATCCAACCTCAGTGCACAGATTTGGGAGAattctttctccattttataAAACTTAGATTCCAGCCTTCCCCAAAGCCAGCATTGTCTAGCAAGGCTCTGGGCAAAAGCCGATTGGTTGGGCTTAGACTGAGATATCCCAATAATATCTCATCTGATGTTGATGTTGGGTAAGGCTCGGACCTTCAAAAGCCCTGATCTAATTataacttttttgttttttttttgggtagatttattattattattattattattatttttttttaagggtactCCATAGTAGTCATAGCCCCCAAGACAAGCACCCCTACAGCAAGCGACAAACCCACAACCATCCGACTCAAGTGGTGATGGGTTAAGAGTATTTTCACCATTAGGCTATCAACCCCATTAGTTTTTCGGCAGAAATTACAACCTTAGTGCACAGACTTGTACAGTAATGGGAAGAGAAAATAACTTAAATTCAGATTTTCTGAAACTGAAGAGTTCTGCAACTGTGATTTCGGAACCACATTCTATGAAATTATATTCTTAAAAAATACATGTTTCTACAGAATCAAGCAATCAAATGTGCCCTATAATATTCTGAATAGACCTTCAATTGAAGGGGTTGGACTTTGGAGCCCTCCCCACATATCTGACATGTTTTGAAATGCCAAACTGTGAGACCCTAGAATCAGTAAAATCTTGGCATCTAGGGTTTTCCATACAGGATTGGCCAAACCGGTTCCAAATCTTGAAATTTTGATACCATGGTGAGAACTGATTAGAAGCCATAAAAATTCTTGtttgaaaataataaaggaCGAGAGGTAAGAGGAACAAATCATACACACAAATAAATAAGATGACACCTATGACATGGAACCATCATTTACATGTTTCTCTGATTTAAAATTAGCACCATCATTTACAACGGCATTTTGGCTTTGGAACAATTCAAACCCACAAAGAAATAAGATTGACACCTATGGTATAGAACCAGACATTCAAATGACACAAACACTGaaacagaaaatggaaaatggcCAATAAAGGATTCCTTCCCATTCACTTTGGCAACGTAACCCCCAACACTACAACCTGAGCAAAGAGGTTTATTGACTTCAAAGATAGAACTTTGCTCAGTAAGGTGAGACATGGACTTCACTCATCTTCATTGGGTTCTTCTATAAAAAACCATCCTTCCTTCTGCCAAGATGATCTATGAGAAAAATTTGTAGCTCGAGACCGAAAGGATTAACTGCCTAAGTCCACCAATGGGTGCTAGAATCATTAACAGAACTCCCAGTATGATGCAGATCTGTagaaaaccataaacccaactTTGATGATCAGCTGTGACTTCACAGACAAAAAACATAGATACAGGGACTAAATTTTTTTCTATACATACCCAATTTGTGAACCAAGATAAGCTGAATTTTCTTGGCTTGTAGATGCAGAGCCACATGATGCAAGGGAGCTAAAAAGTTTAcaaggaaaggagagaaaagtTAATATAGGTTTTCAGAAAGAGAGAAAGCATGTTGGTCTCTTTgggcaaaggaagaagaaaatttgaACTTACAAAATATGTAGTAGGAGCAAGAGCAAAGCCTCCAAAAAACCCAAGAAGTCCACCAAAGAACGGGAACATCATACCAAGAATCATAGTAAGTGCTGCaatcaaaatgaaaaagaagatagAGTGGAAGAGCTCAATCAATCAATATTGCTAAAGACAGAATTCAACCCCACTAAATGAAGAGACTATTTACTTACCAACATATGTTGTTCTTGCAATGAAACGAAGTCTAAAACAAGGTGTGAAATTCATCTGCTTCACCAAGAAGGTTTCTATCATGTCGAACACTGGCATTGCATAGATCTACAAGCAACAAAACGAcaggaaaaaacaagaacagatGTTAACATCAAACACTgtcaagaagaaacaaaaactgTGTAATCAGAATTACCAAAGAATGAGAATTGAGAACTGCACCTGATAACTCCCAATAACATGGACTACAACAAACATGTTAGCCATAGCAATCAACCACCTGGGTTTCTCTAGTGATATAAGAATGTTGTCTTCCACATTCTTGCCAAATACCCAGTACCCAATAAGCGCAACAGGGAAGTAACATATGGCAACAACGATATAGGCGACGACAACACCCTTCCACATTGGCTTCTTGGATGGCTTTTCAGGTGTAGAAGGAATTGTTGCTTGGATCTCTAGCACCACATTGTGCCCAGCATAGGCAAAGGCTACATCACCAAGGGCACTCAAGAAGTTAAAGGTAACTCCTGTGCTAGTTGAGGCTTTGAAGTCATAACTCACATCTGGTTGAACCCCTTTTGCTAATGAAGCTGACCAACCAATAGTAGAATAGCTACACCAGAAAAGCATTATAGTTAGGGGACTAATAGAAATGtcacctgagagagagagagagagagagagagagagatttacctCAGGGACATTACAGCTGCAGCCAAGGAGACTATAGAGATGGAGTTGAAGttgggaaggaaggagagaacaAAATGGCAAGAGGCGAAAATCAAGATGAAGTAGGTGAGCCTGATGTCTGGGGCATCGGGGCTCACAGTTTTATGAAACTTTTGCAGTGATTTCCCTCCTGTGACCATGTAGACTATATTCACACCAACTTCCACGATCAATTGCTGTGGAACAACAATCCAAAGGCCAAGCTTTTCACCAAAAGCGTGTTGACCCAATTCATGGTACCTGTCAAACCGCTTCCCTGGAACCATTTCATGCATCTCAACCATTTGCCATAAGGTGTAAAGGGTGACAACCCATGATATAATTAGCACAGCCACACCAGGACCCCTGtaatcaaaattaataagaGTTAAGGAGTGAACATGGAGAATCCATGAAGAATAGATTTCAAATTCCAAAACCCATTTGAAATCAGCCATATATTCATTCATGTAAGATTAAGATTGAatctataggaaaaaagaagagaattaatgggtaagaaaaggaaaattactTACCATCCAAGCTCGGCCATGGCAAAAGGAAGGCCAAGGACACCAGCGCCAACCATGGCAGTGACATTGTGGAAGGCAGAATACCACCATTTCGCATTCCTTGAAGAAGTGATGGGAAGCCAGGCATCGACGGCCTTCTCTTTCTCAGAATCGTCATGGTTctgtatcgccatttgggtttttttttacaGAGAACAATAAAACAGATAAAGAAAAGTTGCAAACTCCTAACAAGAACCTGCCCCCTACTAAACAATTACAAGGTTTTCTCCACTTTGATTCACCTTTGAAGAGAATCAAAGGAGACGAAACccagagagagagcgagagagaaagGAGGCCTGCCCCTTGCTAGGATTAAGTAGGAAGCAGAGGGAACGTAGTCATGTATATATATAGTTCAATAGGGGAGGAGAATCAGGAGGACTTGGATTAACCACAAACACACACAAGAACAACTGTTCTTGTTACTtggttaattttatttttctaaagaaggaattgatttaaaaaaaaaaaaaaaatcccatttaaTGGGATTAGCTGAGTTGTTACTtggttaattttctttttctaacaattgaattctttaaaaaaaaaaattaaaaaaaataacccaTTTAATGAGAGATTCTCcaaagttcttttcttttcttttttggtagacGAGAATCTCCAAAGTTGGACAGTACTGAGTCACAGTGATTCTTACAATCAAAAGGCTTATACATGGCCTTGTAATTGTGAATTTACAAAAATGactttggtttctattttgctAGCTTTATTGGATCAAATGGAGAGGCTTTTTGGTCAATGGAAAATTCAAATGAAATCTGTGATGGACCCTGTTTTTAGGGATCCCTTTCCATGTCCATACCATCACCTCCAAATCATCATCTAATGATTCTAATCCTATGATTAtttcaaaaatagaatctttattCTCTTACTTTTTATGTTAAAAGAGCAGAGTTGGCATTCACAGATGCTGTTACCAGCTGGATTGGGGTTACTGTTTTTGGAATTGGAATGAGTTGGTAACCGTATGTGATGCCTGATTGGGGTAATTCTAcctcccctcccaaaaaaaaatgattggtgTAAAGGAGATGAAAGTATAGATTCCAATCCAAGGGACAAGGTTGTTTAGGCTATTTCTGTGATTAAAGGGAGagggaagggagaagagagagtcaaacccagaaaaaaaaaatgaagattatGGCTGTATGAGAATCATAGAAAgagattttctgttttttgttttatgatttttggTTTTAACAGTTGGGATGACAGTTGGAATCTGGAGATTCTGAATTTGTGAATCCTCCTACCATTTCTGCTCCCTAAATTCATGAACCGCCAATTCACCAAAACTGATCTACTAAAATTATCTCTGCATTAAAATGCTAAAATTAAATAAGAGAGAGGTTTTCCTATGACGCCAATGTGGAGAGGAACATGCACACCACATTTACACACCTACTCTCATAGCCTCATAGGTTTGCAACTGGATCAGGTTCGGGTTGGGTTTTCAAGAACCCTGGCCCAGACCTAGATCAGACCGGTCCAAGATTGGACTGAGATATCTCATTTAGGCCCAACTTTGTTAGGCTCTGGACAGGTAAGGCTTGACTCTATTTAGTTTTCTTCATTTGAATTCTTCAGAATCTTCAGATGTGGCCATGAGAGAGTGATGGAGAGAGATTAAGTCCAATAAGAACATTTTTTAAGAAAACCCAACTTCCATAAAAGGAATTTGATTCAAGTTGCAGACCAAACAGTATATGCAGCTCAAGTAAGAGGTAGAGAGAACAGAGGGAAATTGCAGAGTGAGTGGTGGAACAGAGAATATTAGAGAAGTTAATTGAGTGTTTTTAAGACCTGCACattctaattctctctctctctctctaatcaaATGAAGCCTAATGGAAAAGTTATTAAAAGTAATCATACCTGGACAGAGCCAAAAGAATTGGGTTCTTCATGTGGTGGAGCTTCAGTTCCCATGGCTGCCCTGAGCTACAATCACTCAAACCTAAGAACTGAGAGAATAGAAAAGAGAGAACGGAGAAGTTAGGAGAGAAGTAGGAAAGAAGTTGTTAATGAGTTGGGTTTGTGTGGGGGTGCGGGgcgaagggggggggggagaagaactagaagaaaGAATATGGTAGAGAGAAGACAGGAAGTGTGTGGGTATTTATAGGGTGAGAGTAGGACAGTAGGAGTGGGAGCAGTAGATAGTGAGGGTATTCTTTCCTGAGGttttccccttttgatttcCAAATTCTACGTtttttggtctctctctctctctctctctctctctctctctctctctagactcCTCTCAAACCAATgtcaattttgacattttactGGTAATAGTGCAATAATGGTGACGCGTATTTCCATTtcatcccttcccttccccattTCGAGGGGAGATTCCCCAGGAAGCAGTAGCAGAAGCAGGGGAAGAAACCGAAGAGACCCTAaagctttttcctttttcctaaaGGTGAAATATTTTTGTCCCCTGCAATTTAAGAACTGGGACCAAAAACAGAGTCAGCATGTgtttgatgaagaagaaaaagtaagaagaacCATTTTCATGGAAGAACGCGGTTTTCCATTTCTGGCAAGTGGAAAACGATGATTGCTGTGAATAGTGTAAACCCATTTTCAATTTTCACTTACAAAGTAATGTTAGATGCTTTAATGGAGGCATATGGTGGCATACCTCATTTGTTACTGGTATGGCCTGATATGGCCTGACCTCATTTGTTACTGGTATGGCCTGATATGGATCAAACTTATCAGTGAAGGTCATGAGTTTACCTATATTAGGATTAAGAAGGGGACGGTTGACGAGGATCTCAACAGATACTTCAGCCATTGGATCTTTATTATCGCTCATTAATTCATTGCAGAGAATTTTATGCGAAGATATTAGGGTATGGGAAAAGGGTATCTTACAATCTTTTGGCATAAAATAGTGAATCATAGTTATCCAAAATGGAAGAGCAGTGTGGGATAATAAAAGCATCATTGATGGCAACGCCATTTTAATCAGTAACAATTAATGTATATTCCTCTACTACTTTCCCTTATCCAATATCcaacccttttctctctttctttcttctgttcCACCCGCCCCCTCCCCTTCTGGTCAATGGGTCAGGTCAGGTCAGTTCAGCTTGGGATTAGGAAATTAGGTCCAATTGGGAGCCATTTTCTGGGTTAAGAAAATGCTGTTGTGTCCTTGACGGTTAATAgtcatttttggatttttctttgaCTATATGTTTTGGACTAAGAGGTTGCTAATCAACTCAATTCCATCCTCGTATGTGTTTGATGCAAATTAAATCTTAAGGAGTTATTCGAATTGATAAAGGATCTTCGCCTCAGAAAGTGAGTATTTATGAGTTTAATTCCTCTTATTTCTTTGAGATCACTTACTCATACAGGGtatttagtactcttcactgctttcgatGAAAGTTggatgattctcattcaacctcagcATAAATCCGCCAATACAATTGTAAGATCAATATGCGCCCACGGGACTAGTTTCAGCTTGGATATCCATTGTTTGGGGAAAAAAAGTATGATGTAAATTAATCCTCTTGTGATCACATTCTATATAACTAAGGTAATGGTAGACAACAGCTACATTTGTTCATTTTATATACACCAAATCATTTTAAATtagtgaaaataatttttttttacctaattatttcaatggataaaattaaagctTTAAGCTAATTTCGACCTCATACCATGAGATTAATTAAGAGTAGGATGGCATCATAAGCAATAGAACTAAAACattaaatccaaatcaaattatgACAAACAAAGAATCTGTTTTTTTAATGTTGAAATGATAACCTAAAAAagtcaaaaagaaaagagtggATCAATCATAAAGTTTGCCACATCCTATGAATTCTTCGTAATGGTGGCTGCCTCCAGAAAGC
Protein-coding sequences here:
- the LOC122075593 gene encoding lysine histidine transporter 2-like, coding for MGTEAPPHEEPNSFGSVQNHDDSEKEKAVDAWLPITSSRNAKWWYSAFHNVTAMVGAGVLGLPFAMAELGWGPGVAVLIISWVVTLYTLWQMVEMHEMVPGKRFDRYHELGQHAFGEKLGLWIVVPQQLIVEVGVNIVYMVTGGKSLQKFHKTVSPDAPDIRLTYFILIFASCHFVLSFLPNFNSISIVSLAAAVMSLSYSTIGWSASLAKGVQPDVSYDFKASTSTGVTFNFLSALGDVAFAYAGHNVVLEIQATIPSTPEKPSKKPMWKGVVVAYIVVAICYFPVALIGYWVFGKNVEDNILISLEKPRWLIAMANMFVVVHVIGSYQIYAMPVFDMIETFLVKQMNFTPCFRLRFIARTTYVALTMILGMMFPFFGGLLGFFGGFALAPTTYFLPCIMWLCIYKPRKFSLSWFTNWICIILGVLLMILAPIGGLRQLILSVSSYKFFS